ATTTATCGCTAAATTGACGGTCAACAAATTGGCGAATTAGGCTAGTTTTACCAACACCAAAATCACCAATCAGACATATTTTTTGAGAAATTACTTTGGTAGAAGAATGCATTTACTTAGATATAGACATGGGCTTTAAAATTGGTTGAAATTCTACCCACCTTAACATTTGGTCAGAGGGGCGCTGAATAGATATATCGATTATCCCAGAAAGATGTAATCGTTTAGCATTTACACCTCTTTGCAATAGAGCATCACGAACTGATTGAGCGCGTTTCATTCCCAGTTGGTAGTTGATAGCAGGATCACCAATGTTATCATTCTTTACCAAAATCTTAATATTGTAATCTGGGTAAAGATCCAGAAAAGCTTGAATTTCTATTAGTTTCGCAGTGTCACTTGGTTCTAGGGTGGTCACCCACAGTGGAAAGTAAATACGTGTTGATAGTTTTGGGGTCAGAATCGTAGCTGCATTGCTAACAGTCGAAATTCCTGCGATTTTAGTGAATGCTTGGGTGATTTTAGGGAGCATTCTGGGTTGTTCAATCTGTCCTGTAATTGTTAATTGTCCATCTTTAAATTGGCTCTGAATATTTACGCCTTGGGTATAGTTGAGGGCTGTAGTAAGGCGTTGGACTTCGAGTGCCACAAGCTCAGGATCGGGCGGTATATTAGCTGTATAGATATTGTTGTTAATTTTGCTGTGGGCTATTTCTGATTTTGAGGTGGCGATCGCTACTTGCAGGGCGAGATCGCGCAAATGTTGATTTGGCAATTTGCCTGTTAATTTCAATCGATCACCATCGGCAATGATATTCAGTCGATAGACGGCTAGTTCGGGCGTACCAGCAAAGGCTTCTAAGACTTTGGCTTCAAGCTGGCGAGCGCGATTAGCATGATATTGAAAAATTCCTATCGGCACAAAAATCAGGGCAAGTACCGCTAAACCTATAAAAATCAGCGTTTTTGGTGATTGTTTAGAAGATTTAGGTTGTTCAACTTCTATTAATGTTTTGAGTTGAATTTCTACTTCCATTGGAATGATACTAGGATCGCCGTCAAATTCTTTAAAGCGATCGCCATAGACTTGCACGACTCGACCAAAAACATCGCGAATTTTGTTTACCAAAGCCGCGTCAGGCTCTCCTTGAATGATTACTGCAAGATAACAATATCCCGCCACTTCTAGCAAAATTTTAGAACCACTATAATTAATCGCATCAAGTTCCGTGGTACTTTCCGATCGCGATATACATTCATTGGCAAAGCTCCGAATTGCGGTCAGCATACCAGCTAACATATCTGAGTCAATTGGCTCGACTAAGGAATCAAGATCGCTTTTTTGGATATCAATTATTACTAGTCCAGAAAGGTTGTGAATCAAAAATATGGCTTGGATTTCAAAGGGAACTGATTCTTTAAGAATCAATTCGGCTTCAGATACACCTTTCATTCTGGCACGAAATTTACGCTGTAGCCCTTCTAGACTAAAAGTTTGCTCAACCTTTTCGTTAATAGAACGAATTGCTTCCGCAAAATATTTAGCGATCGTATTCCCAATTACAGGATAAAGGGCATCAACCATAGCATCACGTTCTAACACGATCTGTTGCTTAATTGCAGCTCCCATTTCTGGCGCAAGTGCATCAACGATTTCATCTCGATCAATCCGAATTTGCTCACGAATAGCCGCTCCAACTTCTGGTCCAAGGGCTTTTGCTATTTGCTCAGGGTTATTACGAATTTGCTCGCTTATTGCATTGGGAAGTAGATCGGCGATCGCATGACTCATGGATACGCGATCTAGTTGCGATCGCTCAAAGATCACCTCGGCGATAATTGGCGTAATCGCTTGACACATTTCTTCTCTAGCTTGATCGGCTTTGAGGCTGAGCAACTCAGCAATAATTGGCAGCAAAAGCTGGACTAATTCTGCGGGTTGATTAATTTGATTTTCTAACTGAGCAAGACGATCTCTAACCCCCTCAATCTCCATTGGAATATTGCTCTTTTCATCGTCCATCGCCGACAGTCTACGCGAAGCATTGTGTAGAAGACTTTCCAAACCCTCAATTTTATTCATTATTTCAGGATTATTAACCTGACTTTCAACAATTCCCAGCTTTTGCTCAACCGCAATTTTAAAGCTTCGTAAATCTTCTAACTCTGGCACAACCAGAATATCCTGTAAAAGATGTAAAGCCTCATCATCTGATGAGCTTTTTAAATAGGAGCTTTGTGACTGTGGTTGTACTTGAGGTCGAGAAGTAGGTACTGAGATGGATTGAGAGATTTGAGAAGAGTTTGTTTGAGAAATTTGAGGGATTTGTGGAGATTCTATTTGGACTTTATTACTACCTAAGAGAAGATCTTGAATTAGATTTACGGCTGCTATTTCTTCTTTTTTGGAAGAATCTATTGGTTCTAACTGAGCATATTTAGCATTGTCAGCAAGATCTATGTTTTCAGTGGTTTGTTCTGCTGTTTGCCGATCTTGAACAGCATGATCAAACCCATTCTTAGCAGGTGGAATATCTCTTAAAAAAGGTAGCTCATCGAGTAGGCTAGGGAAAGGATATACGGAAGGCGATCGCACTATATCTAAAAAATCTTCATCTGCATATTTTGGTCTGGGCTTAGCCACTGAGTTCTGTCCATTTGGCGATCTCGCTACATCTGAGAACTCATCACCTAGAGATTGGGGACTAGACTTAGCTGATAAATTCTGTTCAATATCAAACAAACTTGAGCGAGATTTAGTTTCCTTGTCTTGACTATCTTGATTGTCGATCTTTAAAAAGATTGAATCATTTATTCCTTGATGATTTTGTGGTTCTTTAGATTTTTCAGAGTCAATAATATTCAACTCAGAGAGCAAGAGTAAAAACTTCTCAACATCACTGAGTGCTTTATTTTGGAAGTTACCCTTCTGCTCTCCTTTTTGCTCTGACATACTACTTTTTCACAATGACAGTATTTTTGTACTATAGCAATGAAAGTTTTGCTTAGAACATAAAACCAAAATAAATGAAGGTGGCGCAAAGAGCCACCTTCATTTATTTTGGTTTGCGATGCAAAAAAAGGGGCTTCAGCCCCTTTTTTTGCATTTGCGTTTACTTTTTACGGAATTTATGGCTTGGCTTTAGAAGTGCGTGATGTAGTTCTAGTTGCAGGGCTAGTTGCCTCCGCACTAGTTGAGACTTTTGGCTCAGAATCGAGGATACTCACCCGTTCATACTTCTCTTCCACCTTTTCTTCAGCCGCCTCACGCAGTTCAGGTACAAACTCAGAACCCTTAAGTCGCATACCTAACTCGAATAGCAACTCCGCCATGTCATCTTTAGAAAGCTTATCTTCCCGCAGAATTGAGAAATGGCGGTCTAGCTCCTCGAAAACTAGCGATCGCAATTCACGAGTATCATTTTGTAAATTATCTCTAGTTTGGGCAATTTCTTCCCGCAGGGCTACTCGTTGCGCTTCAACGGTCTCATCAAGAGTCTCAATACTATTGGTAAACTTGCGATTAATGCGATCGAATTGTTGACGTAGGTCGGCGGCTTCCTCCTGAGTAGAGGTACTAATCGTTTTTAGTCGCTTATCAATAGATTCAACTGCCGCCCGTAACTCACTGGCTAACACTGATTTCAAGTCATTAAGGCGATCGCGCACATCTTGCTGAATCGCTGTTATATCCGACTCAGCCTTATCAAGCCGACTAGTGTATTCGCGCAAATGTGCGCCGAAAATGATATCGCGAATTTGATCGATATTGCCTAAGCGTTCGCGGATCTCATCTCTGGTGATTTCACCCATTAGGTTACCTCTAGGAATGATTTGAATAGATACGAAGTTTTTGGTCTCAAGGCTCTACATACTAAGGTTTGCAAGTTGCTATAGACAACTTACAAATCGTAAAACCCATACTAATTTTGGCTTGCAATTTTTACATTGTCCATGCCAATGTAAAAACTTTGATATGCATAATGTTTCTGGCGATCGCCACTAAACATAACCATAGCAAAGTCTTGCCATTTTTGCTGTCTTTTGGTAACAGTGCTTTGCCCTTCCCTCCATTTTTAGACGTAATCCCTAAACACAAAGCGACATAGCCATTTTGAGCGTTGAAAAAAACACCAGCCTGCGAAAGTTTCCTTGACTTTTTACGAAATATAGTGTCATTTCGTAGAATTGTTATTAATTTGGGTAATATAAACACAGCACTGCTAGTTGGCATTGTTATTACTGGCAAAATATGTCTGCGATCGCCCAATTACCATACAAAAAGCTACGCTGGCAAAGAAGCAAAAGTTCTTCACTAGCCCGTCAACGCGAAGTATTCTTAGCTGCGTTTACATTCCTGTTTTTTATATGGTGGGATAAATTTTGGCAAAACAATACATCACGCACGCGCAGCAAGAGAGCGGAATGGCTGGTTCGCAATATGCTCGAACTAGGGCCAACATTTATCAAAATCGGTCAATCCCTATCTACTCGCGTCGATCTGTTACCACCTGAATACATTAGTACTTTGGCGCAACTTCAGGACAAAGTGCCAGCCTTCAGCGCCAAAGAAGCCAGAGACATTATCGAACTCGAACTCGGAAAATCGCTTTATACAATCTATCGTGACTTTGATGAAATTCCTCTGGCTGCGGCTAGCCTCGGACAAGTACATCGCGCCACCCTCCACACTGGTGAAGAAGTTGTCGTCAAAGTCCAACGCCCAGGGTTAAAAAAACTATTCGATCTTGATTTACTTGCGGTTGGGAAACTTCTCAAAGTATTTCGCCGCTATTTTGCTTGGACACGCAAATACAATCTAGAAGGTATTTATCAAGAATTTTTCACTATTCTTTATCAAGAAATTGACTATGCGATCGAAGGAGGTAATGCCGATCGCTTTCGCAAAAATTTTGAAGGCTATCCGCGCATTGTTATCCCTAAAATTTATTGGGACTATTCCACCTCAGTGGTTTTGACCTTAGAGTATGTCCCTGGCATCAAAATAGATGATCGCCAAGCCTTAGAAGCCTGTGGATTAAATCCCAAAGAAATTAATCAATTAGGAATCTGTTGTTATCTCAAACAGCTTCTTCAAGATGGATTCTTTCATGCTGATCCCCACCCTGGGAACTTAGCTGTTAGTCCTAGTGGAAGTTTGATTTTCTATGACTACGGCATGATGGCGGAAGTCAAAACTATGGCAAAGGATCAAATGGTAAAGACTTTCTTTGCAGTGCTGCGTAAAGATACCAATGAAGTTGTTGACAGCTTATTGAGCATGGGCTTTATCGAACCGATCGCCGATATGAGTCCGATTAAACGCATGTTAAAATTTGTGTTAGATCGCTTCACGGAAAGACCTGTGAATATCTATGAGTTCGAGCAAATTAAAGGAGAAGTGGTAGCTATATTCGAGAAGCAACCTTTCCGTTTGCCTCCTCAAATGACCTATCTCCTCAAGTCCCTTACGACTCTTGACGGGATTGCTAGAATTCTCGATCCAGAATATAACTTTACCACCGCCGCCCAGCCCTTTGTGAAAAGCATTGTGCTTACTAAGGGTCGGGGCAATACGTTAGGAGCATTGGCTCAACAAGCAAAAGATTTTCTGGTTTATCAACTAAATAAGCCCAGTCGCATGGAAATTCTGTTAGAACGTTTGGAAGAGAGAATCGAGCGTGGCGAGTTGATGATTCAGGTCAAGTCTTCCGAAAGCGATCGCACTCTCAAAAGAATCAACATTGCTGTTAAAGCTTTAATCTATGCTTGTTTAACAGGCTTCTTGGCTTTAGTTGGAGCCGTACTATTAGTTGGTACTACTGCTTATTCTGGCTGGGCGATCGCTGCTTTTATAGGTGCTTTTTTCTGCGGATTTTCGCTCGTTCGCGCTCTCGTTCAGCTATCAATCCGTGAAAAAATTGATAATATTGCTGAACAATAAATTACCAATAAGGCGATCGCCTTTAGATTCTTGAGAATGCGATCACCATTTGTAGATTGAGAAATTTGAAATTTGTTAGAATCAATGAGTAGACACGCCCAGAAATATCATGTCTAAACCTCTATCAATTCGGCTCAGTCGCGATCGCTGTTTATGAAATGAGAGTGCGATCAATGATTGTTTTATTAAGAGGCGATCGCTTTTTGATGAGAGTGCGATCGCTTGTTGATTTGGGGTGCTGGTCAACCTTGTAAATCAACAAGCAAAAGAAAATACTATATAATCAACTTAATTAACCTTAATAAAACCCTTATGATTATGGAAACTATAATGATTAAACAAGCGCAGTTGGATCTCCCCAAACTGATTGCTGACATTAATCAAAAGCATCAACCAATTCTCATTAAAGAAACAACAGGTAATGCGGTTTTAATTTCTGAACAAGAATGGAACGAAATCCAAGAGACCCTCTATATTCAATCTATTTCTGGACTTGCCGAGTCAATTCTTCAAGCAGCAGCCACTCCTCTCGAAGACTGTATTAGTGTTGAGAATATTGAATGGTAATGTGGAAAGTAGTTTTGACAAAACAAGCCAATAAAGATGCTAAAAAATTAACTGCCGCAGGATTAAAATCCCAAACGGAAGCATTGCTGGCAATTTTAGCAGAAAATCCTTATCAACCACCTTCTGAGAAATTAAAGGGTGATTTATCTGGTTATTATTCACGAAGAATTACAGCAATTACCGATCAAACGAACCACAAAAAAAATTTGAAAGCGTTGCAAAGCAACGCTTTCAAATTTTTTCTTGGTTTGGGTTTGAGCGCAAAGCGCTGTAATATTCAGCATCGCTTAGTGTATCAAATTATGTCAGACGAAAAAGTTGTTAAAGTTTTACGGATGTGGAGTCATTATGAATAGTTTCTATTTAACTAACTCCAACTTTTAGGCGATCGCTGATTGCTTGATTGAGTGGTGATCGCTTTTTGATGAGAGTGCGATCGCCATTTGCAGAGCGAGAAATTAGAAACCTGTTAGAATCAATGAGTAGACACGCCCAGAAATATCATGTCTAAACCTCTATCAGTTCGGCTCAGTCGCGATCGCTACATCAACTTACTCACCGACTTTGGCTTCAAGCGCCTATTTGGAACTGAGCCAAACAAAAACCTACTAATCGACTTTCTTAACGTCATCTTACCCGCCCAGCATCACGTCAAAGATTTAACATATCGCAATACCGAAAACCTCGGCAATACCCCCATTGATCGTAAAGCAATATTCGATCTTTATTGCGAAAGTGAAACAGGAGAAAAATTTATTGTCGAAATGCAGAAAGCAAAACATAACTATTTTAAAGACCGCAGCATTTATTACTCCACCTTTCCCATTCAAGAACAAGCAGAAAAAGGAGATTGGAACTACAAGCTCACACCAGTCTACGCGATCGGTATTTTAGACTTTATTTTTGATGAAGATAAAAACGATGACACCTTAGTACATATTGTTGAATTAAAAGATCAAGATGGCAAAGTCTTTTATGAGAAACTAAAATTCATATATCTTGAACTACCAAAATTCAAAAAATCAATTGATCAACTAAACGACCATTTTGATAAATGGTTATTCTTGCTAAAACATCTACCCGAATTAGAAGAGCCACCTTTATCATTGCAAGAAAATGTATTCATGCAACTGTTTGAAGCATCCAAAATTGCTAGCTTTTCGCAAGAGGAAAGAGATGCATATGAAAACAGCTTAAAGTACTACCGAGACTTGAAAGGAGTCGTAGATACAGCCAGAGAAGAAGGTATACAAGAAGGCAAGATTCAAGGCATACAAGAAGGTAAGGCTCAGGGCATACAAGAAGGTAAACTATCACTGCTGCTCAAGCAACTAGCTAGAAAACTAGGAATCATCATCCCTGATGAGATTAAAGTTCAGTTATATCAGCTAGATCCTAATGTATTAGATACATTTAGTGAAGCGCTGTTTGATTTAGAAAATTTGGAAGATCTGCACAATTGGCTCAAGAGCATTAACAATCGGTAATCATTGGTTTTTACAATGCTTTGTGTTCAACCCCCAACAAAGAGAAAATCTTGAAGGTATAGCTAGGCAACGCTTTCAAGATTTTCCCTTGTATTCGTTTGATCGGCAATTGCTGTT
This genomic stretch from Pseudanabaena galeata CCNP1313 harbors:
- a CDS encoding OmpA family protein gives rise to the protein MSEQKGEQKGNFQNKALSDVEKFLLLLSELNIIDSEKSKEPQNHQGINDSIFLKIDNQDSQDKETKSRSSLFDIEQNLSAKSSPQSLGDEFSDVARSPNGQNSVAKPRPKYADEDFLDIVRSPSVYPFPSLLDELPFLRDIPPAKNGFDHAVQDRQTAEQTTENIDLADNAKYAQLEPIDSSKKEEIAAVNLIQDLLLGSNKVQIESPQIPQISQTNSSQISQSISVPTSRPQVQPQSQSSYLKSSSDDEALHLLQDILVVPELEDLRSFKIAVEQKLGIVESQVNNPEIMNKIEGLESLLHNASRRLSAMDDEKSNIPMEIEGVRDRLAQLENQINQPAELVQLLLPIIAELLSLKADQAREEMCQAITPIIAEVIFERSQLDRVSMSHAIADLLPNAISEQIRNNPEQIAKALGPEVGAAIREQIRIDRDEIVDALAPEMGAAIKQQIVLERDAMVDALYPVIGNTIAKYFAEAIRSINEKVEQTFSLEGLQRKFRARMKGVSEAELILKESVPFEIQAIFLIHNLSGLVIIDIQKSDLDSLVEPIDSDMLAGMLTAIRSFANECISRSESTTELDAINYSGSKILLEVAGYCYLAVIIQGEPDAALVNKIRDVFGRVVQVYGDRFKEFDGDPSIIPMEVEIQLKTLIEVEQPKSSKQSPKTLIFIGLAVLALIFVPIGIFQYHANRARQLEAKVLEAFAGTPELAVYRLNIIADGDRLKLTGKLPNQHLRDLALQVAIATSKSEIAHSKINNNIYTANIPPDPELVALEVQRLTTALNYTQGVNIQSQFKDGQLTITGQIEQPRMLPKITQAFTKIAGISTVSNAATILTPKLSTRIYFPLWVTTLEPSDTAKLIEIQAFLDLYPDYNIKILVKNDNIGDPAINYQLGMKRAQSVRDALLQRGVNAKRLHLSGIIDISIQRPSDQMLRWVEFQPILKPMSISK
- a CDS encoding ABC1 kinase family protein, translating into MSAIAQLPYKKLRWQRSKSSSLARQREVFLAAFTFLFFIWWDKFWQNNTSRTRSKRAEWLVRNMLELGPTFIKIGQSLSTRVDLLPPEYISTLAQLQDKVPAFSAKEARDIIELELGKSLYTIYRDFDEIPLAAASLGQVHRATLHTGEEVVVKVQRPGLKKLFDLDLLAVGKLLKVFRRYFAWTRKYNLEGIYQEFFTILYQEIDYAIEGGNADRFRKNFEGYPRIVIPKIYWDYSTSVVLTLEYVPGIKIDDRQALEACGLNPKEINQLGICCYLKQLLQDGFFHADPHPGNLAVSPSGSLIFYDYGMMAEVKTMAKDQMVKTFFAVLRKDTNEVVDSLLSMGFIEPIADMSPIKRMLKFVLDRFTERPVNIYEFEQIKGEVVAIFEKQPFRLPPQMTYLLKSLTTLDGIARILDPEYNFTTAAQPFVKSIVLTKGRGNTLGALAQQAKDFLVYQLNKPSRMEILLERLEERIERGELMIQVKSSESDRTLKRINIAVKALIYACLTGFLALVGAVLLVGTTAYSGWAIAAFIGAFFCGFSLVRALVQLSIREKIDNIAEQ
- a CDS encoding type II toxin-antitoxin system Phd/YefM family antitoxin, giving the protein MIKQAQLDLPKLIADINQKHQPILIKETTGNAVLISEQEWNEIQETLYIQSISGLAESILQAAATPLEDCISVENIEW
- a CDS encoding type II toxin-antitoxin system YoeB family toxin produces the protein MTKQANKDAKKLTAAGLKSQTEALLAILAENPYQPPSEKLKGDLSGYYSRRITAITDQTNHKKNLKALQSNAFKFFLGLGLSAKRCNIQHRLVYQIMSDEKVVKVLRMWSHYE
- a CDS encoding Rpn family recombination-promoting nuclease/putative transposase codes for the protein MSKPLSVRLSRDRYINLLTDFGFKRLFGTEPNKNLLIDFLNVILPAQHHVKDLTYRNTENLGNTPIDRKAIFDLYCESETGEKFIVEMQKAKHNYFKDRSIYYSTFPIQEQAEKGDWNYKLTPVYAIGILDFIFDEDKNDDTLVHIVELKDQDGKVFYEKLKFIYLELPKFKKSIDQLNDHFDKWLFLLKHLPELEEPPLSLQENVFMQLFEASKIASFSQEERDAYENSLKYYRDLKGVVDTAREEGIQEGKIQGIQEGKAQGIQEGKLSLLLKQLARKLGIIIPDEIKVQLYQLDPNVLDTFSEALFDLENLEDLHNWLKSINNR